ATCTTATGGTTTTGATCTAGCGGTCTAAGACAACGTGTGGGTATCTGCCTACCCACACAGAAAAGGAATTATCGTTCGTAAGGAGTCTGTTGTATAGGATAGATTCAACTGTTGATATATCCTTAGATATTCTTGGGATTTAGGTAAAGTTATTGATCCTCTCACCTTATCATTATCCCACTgcttagaaattagggttttgcagagCTATAAACAGGCCGATGATCGACCATTCTACACAACACCAGAGTACCTGAACAGAACAACAAGCTCTATGCAACACACATTATCCCTCTTAGAGTCTCTTCATATGTAACTGAGAAACTCTAATCTCATATCTTTCGGATTCCCTTCCCAAAACAACCCTACCTCTTCATCTGCGACTGAATCACTCTTTAAACTGCCATTACCTTGGTTTAGACAAGGATTCTTTGCCATGTGCCTTCCATCCTCATAGTCGAATTAGTCATATTACCCAACTAACCCTCGTATATTTTTCGACATAATAGCTGCGAACATGACTTGGATGGCTTCCATGTACACACCCATGTATTTCTCCACCTAAAGTTGCGACAACTCAGATAATGCTAACACGTCATACGACACATCACATAAAAAGGCGATTCACATCACAAATGGGGGCATAAACTTATGGTTTTGATCTAGCGGTCTAAGAGAACGTGTGGGTATCAGCCTACCCACACAGAAAACGAATTGTAGTTCGTAAGGAGTCTGTTGTATAGGATAGATTCAACTGTTGATATATCCTTAGATATTCTTGGGATTTAGGTAAAGTTATTGATCCTCTCACCTTATCATTATCCCACTgcctagaaattagggttttgcagagCTATAAATAGGCCGATGATCGACCATTCTACACAACACCAGAGTACCTAGAACAGAACAACAAGCTCTCTACAACACACATTATCCCTCTTAGAGTCTCTTCGTATGTAAATGAGAAACTCTAATTTCATATCTTTCAGCTTCCTTCCATAAACCAACCCTACCTCTTCATATGCGACTGAATCACTCTTTAAACGACCATTACCTTGGTTTAGGAAAGGATTATTCGCCATGTTCCTTCTGTCTTCATAGTCGAACTAGTCATATTGCCCATCTAACTCTCGTATATTTTTCCGACATAACAACTACGAACACGATGTCGTTTTAgtaagaaaatttgaatttgaataatGATTAGAGGAAATGCGGAGTAGGTACAATTTGAAATAGTGAGATGGTTAGTATTTATAAGAAATTCAAAGAGAATCATCTGATCCAGCCTATGTAGTACGAACGCGCTAAAAATGGTTGAGTGTTCGCGCCAGACTCGCGTCCGATATTTGGACGCGCATGTTTTCACATATAAACTATTTAATATGGATATCACATGCATATGTCACAAACTATTTTAATATAAATGTCTATTAAAAATATCTGAATATTTTGTATATGTATTATTTCATTGGTATTAtgcttattcttatataaaaatGCCGTGTATAACTATTTATTAGTGTTGTTCATTAGAAATTACATTCATCATATATACACTTAAGTGAAAAATATCACTAATTTCATGATATGTTCATGTCCtagttttttctgagaatttaTTCGTGTCTGCGAGGGTGCTACCAAGGATCTAGATGTTGGATATAGCCGTTGGAAGACATATATTGTCTCACACAGTTGAATATAtatctttttttatatatatataaaggccTTCAACAAGGCTAATGACCCCCCTCTACTATTGGCAAGAGCCAAACAAGAGGCACAAACCAGTACATAGAGGCATTGTTTGTTTCTGCCCATTGGGCTAGTTCATGAGCTACAAAATTACAAACACGCGGTTGAAAACTAAAAATACAAGCTACTAATTTAGAGGAGAAAAACTGAATGTCTTTAAAGATATCATCTGTACACGAGTCTCCATCGAACTGGCCAGCTGAAAATTGGTCGATAAGAGTTTTAGCATCACTTTCTACAATGACATGAGTTAACTGTTGCTCCAAGGCTTTCTTCAAGACTGCACAAATAGctctggcttcagcttcttcagcagatTTTACTTCAAAGACCAGGGAAGCACAAAAGGAAGCTTTTTTTGAGAAATCCCTCATCACAAATCCTGCACCATTAGATCCAGAAATATCATCATAGGCACCATCAATATTACATTTTATCCATCCAACACAAAGGTTTACAGGGGTAGTATGAGAGACCGTGAGACATGTTTTCCTAGTTAATAACATAGATCTAGCTCTAACAAGGAAAGTAGTATGGTTTTCCTGAATGTTTTGGAAAATAAGGTTATTCCTACTAGTCCACAGAGACCATAGAATTGCAACAAAAATACATTGAGCTTCATCAGGAAGtctagacaaatgatcaattAACCAAAACAATAACCAATCAATGAAGAATTTATTTTGAAAAAACTGAGAGTCGATGCAGAAATCAGAAAGAAACCAAACTCGACTAGCAAAGGGCCAGAGAGCCAAAGAATATAATATGGACTCTTGAGGATCATTACACCTAGCACAATCAACATTATGCATAAGCATTCTGGTATATAAGATAGTTCTGGAAGGGAGAGCATTTCTAGCAGCTTTCCATGTGAAGACTTGGATTCTGCAAGGAACCCAGATTTTCCAAACGTGCATCCAAAGGTTTTTACATGGGGAAGGTCTAAGACCTCTGAGTCCCGTGTAGGcagattttgaagaaaacttgccattctttgaaagatcccaagccctcTTGTCGGGAGTGCAAAGCTGACTTAATGGAATAGTGACAATCTTCTTAACAGTAGCATTATCAAAGTGGGTGTTGAGTATGGACATATTCCAGGTTCTGGTATGAGTATCAATGAAATAAGAAACTTTAATGCTAGGATCAGGTGAGACTAGAGGGTTGGGTGTGGCAGATCCCAAGGATGATCCATATGTCACACCatgggtcaataaattgaccatccccTATGAAAAAGTggtggtacaacaaccacacccaatatttctcttagcaatctgtatggacaaactccaatatactttctagagaatcaactagacagacagactcaatctagataaaaagtatatcaaagagtttatatctcaatctctcgatttgatatatactcaagcaaatagaaatctgcgagtctttatcaaatactagagagataacttggatggtaccaaagaccaatatccaagtgtcaattaatttaaatcaacaaccaaaagatcggatattttaattgattgaacaacgcacaacctgtgatatttcaattatataacaaaatataatgcggaaaagaaataacacaaacaccagaattttgttaacgaggaaaccgccaatgcggaaaaaccccgggacctagtccagtttgaacacacactgtattaagcttctaca
This is a stretch of genomic DNA from Papaver somniferum cultivar HN1 chromosome 1, ASM357369v1, whole genome shotgun sequence. It encodes these proteins:
- the LOC113326963 gene encoding uncharacterized protein LOC113326963; translated protein: MVNLLTHGVTYGSSLGSATPNPLVSPDPSIKVSYFIDTHTRTWNMSILNTHFDNATVKKIVTIPLSQLCTPDKRAWDLSKNGKFSSKSAYTGLRGLRPSPCKNLWMHVWKIWVPCRIQVFTWKAARNALPSRTILYTRMLMHNVDCARCNDPQESILYSLALWPFASRVWFLSDFCIDSQFFQNKFFIDWLLFWLIDHLSRLPDEAQCIFVAILWSLWTSRNNLIFQNIQENHTTFLVRARSMLLTRKTCLTVSHTTPVNLCVGWIKCNIDGAYDDISGSNGAGFVMRDFSKKASFCASLVFEVKSAEEAEARAICAVLKKALEQQLTHVIVESDAKTLIDQFSAGQFDGDSCTDDIFKDIQFFSSKLVACIFSFQPRVCNFVAHELAQWAETNNASMYWFVPLVWLLPIVEGGH